In one window of Ovis aries strain OAR_USU_Benz2616 breed Rambouillet chromosome 5, ARS-UI_Ramb_v3.0, whole genome shotgun sequence DNA:
- the KIF20A gene encoding kinesin-like protein KIF20A, translating to MSQGILSPPAGLLSDEEVVVSPMFESTAADLGSVIRKDLLSDCSVISTSLEDKQVPSEDGIEKVKVYLRVRPLLPSELERQEDQGCVCIENMETLALQAPKDSFAQKSNERGIGQATHRFTFSQIFGPEVGQASFFNLTVKEMVKDVLKGQNWLIYTYGVTNSGKTYTIQGTIKDGGILPRSLALIFNSLQGQLHPTPNLKPLFSTEVMWLDSKQIRQEELKKLALLNGGLQEEELSTSLKKSVYIDSRMGTSTSFDSGIAGLSSSSQFPSSSQLDEMSHRWAQPDTAPVSVPADLRFSIWISFFEIYNELLYDLLEPPSQQRKRQTLRLCEDQNGNPYVKDLNWIHVQDAEEAWKLLKVGRKNQSFASTHLNHNSSRSHSIFSIRILHLQGEGDIIPKISELSLCDLAGSERCKDQKSGERLKEAGNINTSLHTLGRCIAALRQNQQNRSKQNLVPFRDSKLTRVFQGFFTGRGRSCMIVNVNPCASTYDETLHVAKFSAIASQLVHAPPVQLGFPSIHSFLKEHSLRASPSLETGAKTDPGLGDDIENEVDISTYGKEELLQVVEAMKALLLKERQEKLRLEMQLRDEICNEMVEQMQQREQWCSEHLDTQKELLEELYEDKLTILKESLTSFYQEELQERDERIKELEALLQEARQQHVAHQPSESELSLRRSQRLASVSTQQLHEIKAKLEQCKAELNSTTEELQKYQKMLEPPPSAKPFIVDVDKKLEEGQKNIRLLRTELQKLGESLQSAERACCHNTGAGKLRQALATCDDILIKQDQTLAELQNNMTLVKLDLRKKAACIAEQYHTVLKLQGQASTKKRLGANQENQQPNQQPPGKKPFLRNLLPRTPTCQSSTDCSPYARILRSRRSPLLKSGPFGKKY from the exons ATGTCGCAAGGGATCCTTTCTCCACCAGCTGGCTTGCTGTCCGATGAGGAGGTCGTAGTCTCCCCCATGTTTGAGTCCACAGCTGCAGATTTGGGATCTGTTATACGCAAGGACCTGCTGTCAGACTGCTCTGTCATCTCCACCTCCCTGGAAGACAAGCAG GTTCCATCTGAAGATGGTATAGAGAAGGTGAAAGTATACCTGAGGGTCAGGCCCTTGTTACCTTCGGAGTTAGAACGACAGGAGGATCAG GGTTGTGTCTGTATTGAGAATATGGAGACCCTTGCCCTTCAGGCACCCAAGGACTCTTTTGCCCAGAAGAGCAACGAACGAGGAATTGGACAGGCCACCCACAGATTCACCTTTTCCCAG ATCTTTGGACCAGAAGTGGGACAAGCATCTTTCTTCAACCTGACTGTgaaggagatggtaaaggatgtACTTAAAGGACAGAACTGGCTCATCTATACATATGGAGTCACCAACTCAGGGAAAACCTACACAATTCAAG GTACCATCAAGGATGGTGGGATCCTGCCCAGGTCCCTGGCTCTGATCTTCAATAGCCTCCAAGGCCAGCTTCATCCAACACCTAATCTGAAGCCCTTGTTCTCCACTGAGGTAATGTGGCTAGACAGCAAGCAGATCCGGCAGGAGGAATTAAAGAAACTGGCCCTACTAAATGGAGGCCTCCAAGAG GAGGAGCTGTCCACCTCCTTGAAGAAAAGTGTCTACATTGACAGCCGGATGGGTACCAGCACCAGCTTTGACAGTGGCATTGCAGGGCTCTCCTCCAGTAGCCAGTTTCCCAGCAGTAGCCAGCTGGATG AAATGAGTCACCGATGGGCACAACCAGACACTGCCCCTGTAAGTGTCCCTGCAGATCTTCGCTTCTCCATCTGGATCTCCTTCTTTGAGATCTACAATGAACTGCTTTATGACCTGTTAGAACCGCCTAGCCAGCAGCGCAAGAGGCAGACTCTGCGGCTGTGTGAGGATCAGAATGGCAATCCCTATGTAAAAG ATCTCAATTGGATTCATGTTCAGGATGCTGAGGAGGCCTGGAAGCTCCTGAAAGTGGGTCGTAAAAACCAGAGCTTTGCCAGCACCCACCTGAACCACAACTCCAGCCGCAG tCATAGCATCTTCTCAATCCGGATCCTGCACCTTCAGGGGGAAGGAGATATAATCCCCAAGATTAGCGA GTTATCACTCTGCGATCTCGCTGGCTCAGAGCGCTGCAAAGATCAAAAGAGTGGTGAGCGGCTGAAGGAAGCAGGAAACATTAACACTTCTCTGCATACCCTGGGCCGCTGTATTGCTGCTCTGCGCCAAAACCAGCAGAACCG GTCAAAGCAGAACCTGGTTCCCTTCCGTGACAGCAAGCTGACTCGAGTGTTTCAAGGCTTCTTCACAGGCCGAGGCCGCTCCTGCATGATTGTCAATGTGAATCCCTGTGCATCTACCTATGATGAGACCCTTCATGTGGCCAAGTTCTCAGCCATTGCTAGCCAG CTTGTGCATGCTCCACCTGTGCAACTGGGATTTCCATCGATCCATTCATTCCTCAAGGAACACAGTCTGCGCGCTTCTCCCAGCTTAGAGACTGGAGCTAAGACTGACCCAGGCCTTGGTGATGACATTGAAAATGAAGTTGACATCTCCACATATGGGAAGGAG GAGCTCCTACAGGTGGTAGAAGCCATGAAAGCACTGCTTTTGAAAGAACGGCAGGAAAAGTTGCGGCTGGAGATGCAGCTCCGTGATGAAATTTGCAATGAGATGGTGGAGCAGATGCAACAACGAGAACAGTGGTGCAG TGAACATTTGGACACACAAAAGGAACTACTAGAGGAACTGTATGAAGACAAACTAACAATCCTCAAGGAGTCACTGACAAGTTTTTACCAAGAAGAACTTCAG GAGCGAGATGAGAGGATTAAAGAGTTAGAAGCTCTCCTGCAGGAAGCCAGACAGCAGCATGTGGCCCATCAACCCTCAGAGTCTGAACTGTCCCTACGGCGATCACAAAGATTGGCTTCTGTTTCCACCCAACAGCTCCACGAGATTAAAGCTAAACTGGAACAATGCAAAGCAGAGCTAAACTCCACCACTGAAG AGCTGCAGAAGTACCAGAAAATGTTAGAACCCCCACCCTCAGCCAAGCCTTTCATTGTTGATGTGGACAAGAAGTTAGAGGAGGGCCAGAAG AATATAAGGCTACTGCGGACAGAGCTTCAGAAACTTGGTGAGTCTCTCCAGTCAGCGGAAAGAGCCTGTTGCCACAACACTGGAGCAGGAAAACTTCGCCAAGCCTTGGCCACTTGTGATGACATCTTAATCAAACAG GATCAGACGCTGGCTGAGTTGCAGAATAATATGACACTAGTAAAACTGGACCTTAGGAAGAAGGCAGCATGCATCGCGGAGCAGTATCATACTGTACTGAAACTCCAAGGCCAGGCTTCTACCAAAAAGCGCCTTGGTGCCAACCAGGAAAACCAGCAACCAAACCAGCAGCCCCCAGGGAAGAAACCGTTTCTTCGTAACTTACTTCCCCGAACACCCACCTGCCAAAgttccacagactgcagcccttATGCCCGAATCCTGCGCTCACGGCGTTCCCCTTTACTCAAATCTGGGCCTTTTGGCAAAAAATACTAA
- the CDC23 gene encoding cell division cycle protein 23 homolog isoform X4, with protein MGILREEDAQDMDAYTLAKAYFDVKEYDRAAHFLHGCNSKKAYFLYMYSRYLSGEKKKDDETVDSLGPLEKGQVKNEALRELRVELSKKHQARELDGFGLYLYGVVLRKLDLVKEAIDVFVEATHVLPLHWGAWLELCNLITDKEMLKFLSLPDTWMKEFFLAHIYTELQLIEEALQKYQNLIDVGFSKSSYIVSQIAVAYHNIRDIDKALSIFNELRKQDPYRIENMDTFSNLLYVRSMKSELSYLAHNLCEIDKYRVETCCVIGNYYSLRSQHEKAALYFQRALKLNPRYLGAWTLMGHEYMEMKNTSAAIQAYRHAIEVNKRDYRAWYGLGQTYEILKMPFYCLYYYRRAHQLRPNDSRMLVALGECYEKLNQLVEAKKCYWRAYAVGDVEKMALVKLAKLHEQLTESEQAAQCYIKYIQDIYSCGEIVEHLEESTAFRYLAQYYFKCKLWDEASACAQKCCAFNDQNDNLHLSDKLKVIISAVFLEFRACAHVFRRR; from the exons GAAGATGCCCAGGATATGGATGCTTATACCCTGGCCAAGGCCTACTTTGATGTTAAAGAGTATGATCGGGCAGCACATTTCCTGCATGGCTGCAATAGCAAGAAAGCCTATTTTCTGTATATGTATTCTAGATATCTG TctggagaaaagaagaaggaTGATGAAACAGTTGATAGCCTAG GCCCTCTGGAGAAAGGTCAAGTGAAAAATGAGGCTCTTAGAGAATTGAGAGTGGAGCTCAGCAAAAAACACCAGGCTCGGGAACTTGATGGCTTTGGCCTTTATCT GTATGGTGTGGTGCTTCGAAAGCTGGACTTAGTGAAAGAGGCCATTGATGTGTTTGTGGAGGCTACTCATGTTTTGCCTTTGCACTGGGGAGCCTGGCTAGAACTCTGTAACTTGATTACCGACAAAGAGATG CTGAAGTTCCTGTCTTTGCCAGACACCTGGATGAAAGAGTTTTTTCTGGCCCATATATACACAGAGTTGCAGTTGATAGAGGAGGCCCTGCAAAAGTATCAGAATCTCATTGATGTGGGCTTCTCTAAGAGCTCATATATTGTTTCCCAAATTGCAGTTGCCTATCACAATATCAGAG ATATTGACAAAGCCCTCTCTATTTTTAATGAGCTAAGGAAACAAGACCCTTACAGGATTGAAAATATGGACACATTCTCCAACCTTCTTTATGTCAGG agcATGAAATCTGAGTTGAGTTATCTGGCTCACAACCTCTGTGAGATTGATAAATACCGTGTAGAAACATGCTGTGTAATTG gCAATTATTATAGTTTGCGTTCTCAACATGAGAAAGCAGCCTTGTATTTCCAGAGAGCCTTGAAATTGAATCCTCGGTATCTTGGGGCCTGGACGCTGATGGGACATGAGTACATGGAAATGAAGAATACGTCTGCTGCTATTCAGGCTTATAG GCATGCTATTGAGGTCAATAAGCGGGACTACAGAGCCTGGTATGGCCTTGGGCAGACCTATGAAATCCTTAAGATGCCGTTTTATTGCCTTTATTATTATAGACGGGCCCACCAGCTTCG GCCCAATGATTCTCGTATGCTGGTTGCTTTAGGAGAATGTTATGAGAAACTTAATCAACTAGTGGAAGCCAAAAAG TGCTATTGGAGAGCTTATGCCGTGGGAGATGTGGAAAAGATGGCTCTGGTGAAACTGGCAAA GCTTCATGAACAGTTGACTGAGTCAGAACAGGCAGCCCAGTGTTACATCAAGTATATCCAAGATATCTATTCATGTGGG GAAATAGTGGAACACTTGGAGGAGAGCACTGCTTTCCGCTATCTGGCCCAATACTATTTTAAGTGCAAGCTGTGGGATGAAGCTTCAGCTTGTGCTCAGAAGTGTTGTGCATTCAATGAT CAGAATGATAACCTTCACCTGTCAGACAAGTTAAAAGTAATCATTTCTGCTGTATTCTTGGAGTTTCGGGCCTGTGCTCATGTGTTCCGTAGGAGGTAA
- the CDC23 gene encoding cell division cycle protein 23 homolog isoform X3 — protein MGILREEDAQDMDAYTLAKAYFDVKEYDRAAHFLHGCNSKKAYFLYMYSRYLSGEKKKDDETVDSLGPLEKGQVKNEALRELRVELSKKHQARELDGFGLYLYGVVLRKLDLVKEAIDVFVEATHVLPLHWGAWLELCNLITDKEMLKFLSLPDTWMKEFFLAHIYTELQLIEEALQKYQNLIDVGFSKSSYIVSQIAVAYHNIRDIDKALSIFNELRKQDPYRIENMDTFSNLLYVRSMKSELSYLAHNLCEIDKYRVETCCVIGNYYSLRSQHEKAALYFQRALKLNPRYLGAWTLMGHEYMEMKNTSAAIQAYRHAIEVNKRDYRAWYGLGQTYEILKMPFYCLYYYRRAHQLRPNDSRMLVALGECYEKLNQLVEAKKCYWRAYAVGDVEKMALVKLAKLHEQLTESEQAAQCYIKYIQDIYSCGEIVEHLEESTAFRYLAQYYFKCKLWDEASACAQKCCAFNDTREEGKALLRQILQLRNQGETPSTEIPAPFFLPASLSANNTPTRRVSPLNLSSVTP, from the exons GAAGATGCCCAGGATATGGATGCTTATACCCTGGCCAAGGCCTACTTTGATGTTAAAGAGTATGATCGGGCAGCACATTTCCTGCATGGCTGCAATAGCAAGAAAGCCTATTTTCTGTATATGTATTCTAGATATCTG TctggagaaaagaagaaggaTGATGAAACAGTTGATAGCCTAG GCCCTCTGGAGAAAGGTCAAGTGAAAAATGAGGCTCTTAGAGAATTGAGAGTGGAGCTCAGCAAAAAACACCAGGCTCGGGAACTTGATGGCTTTGGCCTTTATCT GTATGGTGTGGTGCTTCGAAAGCTGGACTTAGTGAAAGAGGCCATTGATGTGTTTGTGGAGGCTACTCATGTTTTGCCTTTGCACTGGGGAGCCTGGCTAGAACTCTGTAACTTGATTACCGACAAAGAGATG CTGAAGTTCCTGTCTTTGCCAGACACCTGGATGAAAGAGTTTTTTCTGGCCCATATATACACAGAGTTGCAGTTGATAGAGGAGGCCCTGCAAAAGTATCAGAATCTCATTGATGTGGGCTTCTCTAAGAGCTCATATATTGTTTCCCAAATTGCAGTTGCCTATCACAATATCAGAG ATATTGACAAAGCCCTCTCTATTTTTAATGAGCTAAGGAAACAAGACCCTTACAGGATTGAAAATATGGACACATTCTCCAACCTTCTTTATGTCAGG agcATGAAATCTGAGTTGAGTTATCTGGCTCACAACCTCTGTGAGATTGATAAATACCGTGTAGAAACATGCTGTGTAATTG gCAATTATTATAGTTTGCGTTCTCAACATGAGAAAGCAGCCTTGTATTTCCAGAGAGCCTTGAAATTGAATCCTCGGTATCTTGGGGCCTGGACGCTGATGGGACATGAGTACATGGAAATGAAGAATACGTCTGCTGCTATTCAGGCTTATAG GCATGCTATTGAGGTCAATAAGCGGGACTACAGAGCCTGGTATGGCCTTGGGCAGACCTATGAAATCCTTAAGATGCCGTTTTATTGCCTTTATTATTATAGACGGGCCCACCAGCTTCG GCCCAATGATTCTCGTATGCTGGTTGCTTTAGGAGAATGTTATGAGAAACTTAATCAACTAGTGGAAGCCAAAAAG TGCTATTGGAGAGCTTATGCCGTGGGAGATGTGGAAAAGATGGCTCTGGTGAAACTGGCAAA GCTTCATGAACAGTTGACTGAGTCAGAACAGGCAGCCCAGTGTTACATCAAGTATATCCAAGATATCTATTCATGTGGG GAAATAGTGGAACACTTGGAGGAGAGCACTGCTTTCCGCTATCTGGCCCAATACTATTTTAAGTGCAAGCTGTGGGATGAAGCTTCAGCTTGTGCTCAGAAGTGTTGTGCATTCAATGAT ACCCGGGAAGAAGGTAAGGCCTTGCTCAGGCAAATCCTACAGCTTCGGAACCAAGGCGAGACTCCCTCCACTGAGATACCTGCTCCCTTTTTCCTCCCTGCTTCACTGTCTGCTAACAACACTCCCACACGCAGAGTTTCTCCACTCAACCTGTCTTCAGTCACACCATAG